The uncultured Cohaesibacter sp. genome window below encodes:
- a CDS encoding ROK family transcriptional regulator, translating into MQSERGVDAPCLLTASERKIMATIKQSGPIARSEITHETELAQQTVHRIVDSLEQRGYLQFGDAVIAGRGKPSPTVALHPDNFASIGLSISTDHVRLCLLDLSGNPLAQETELLAASRPEQVVKLVRDKIGSWHKQGIGNRSIVGIGISMQGFRTGPDDLFQPPDLLSAWQALPLESYLSKELEIPAFAENNATASAVAEYFLGAGKNCNTLTYLSFNHGFGAGIYSNNRPFLGGHGNAGEIGALYLSNELDRRPALSELIRTLNAKGQNLSCVMDLTSRFDAKWPGVAEWLEEVKPQLQLALRALQATVDPEAIFFGGEAPDDLRHMLMDAAQGAFRDQRLPRPALIVSALPGDPAHLGAGLLPLRELIF; encoded by the coding sequence ATGCAATCTGAAAGAGGTGTTGATGCTCCCTGCCTGCTCACAGCAAGCGAACGGAAGATCATGGCAACCATCAAGCAATCGGGCCCGATTGCAAGATCCGAGATAACACATGAAACCGAATTGGCTCAGCAGACGGTGCACCGGATTGTCGACAGTCTCGAGCAACGTGGGTATTTGCAGTTCGGTGATGCGGTGATCGCTGGCAGGGGCAAACCAAGCCCCACGGTCGCACTGCATCCAGACAATTTTGCCTCGATTGGCCTCTCCATCAGTACAGATCACGTGCGTCTGTGCTTACTGGATCTTTCTGGTAACCCGTTGGCTCAGGAAACCGAATTGCTCGCAGCTTCCCGTCCGGAGCAGGTTGTCAAACTTGTGCGCGACAAGATCGGGTCTTGGCATAAACAGGGGATCGGCAATCGGTCCATCGTTGGTATTGGCATTTCCATGCAGGGGTTCCGTACGGGGCCAGATGACCTTTTTCAGCCGCCTGATCTGCTTTCGGCGTGGCAGGCTTTGCCTCTGGAAAGCTATTTGAGCAAGGAGTTGGAAATTCCCGCCTTTGCAGAAAACAATGCGACAGCGAGCGCGGTGGCCGAATATTTTCTCGGTGCGGGCAAGAATTGCAATACCCTCACCTATCTGTCTTTCAACCACGGTTTCGGGGCGGGTATCTATTCGAATAACCGGCCATTTCTCGGTGGACATGGCAATGCTGGCGAGATTGGTGCGCTGTATCTCAGCAATGAGCTGGACCGGCGCCCGGCCTTGTCGGAGCTTATTCGAACACTCAATGCCAAAGGCCAGAATCTTAGCTGCGTGATGGATCTCACCTCGCGCTTTGATGCCAAGTGGCCTGGGGTGGCAGAGTGGCTGGAGGAAGTGAAGCCCCAATTGCAGTTGGCGCTGCGTGCCTTGCAGGCAACTGTGGATCCGGAGGCGATTTTCTTCGGCGGAGAGGCACCCGACGATCTCAGGCATATGCTTATGGATGCTGCGCAGGGCGCATTCAGAGATCAGCGTTTGCCGCGCCCTGCCCTGATTGTCAGTGCACTGCCCGGTGATCCGGCTCACCTGGGAGCCGGTCTTTTGCCGCTCAGAGAATTGATTTTCTGA
- a CDS encoding ABC transporter ATP-binding protein → MIAISLRNLSKTFGTFTALSELSLDVKSGEFLTLLGPSGCGKTTLLKLISGFLEPTSGSIHIDGKDVTRVSPEERDTALCFQSYALFPHLTVRGNLEFGLRQKRISARERDDRVRDVATKLDLMQQMDRLPNQLSGGQQQRVSLGRALVMRPSVILFDEPLSNLDAKLRDQVRIEIRRIQREYGLTAIYVTHDQAEALAMSDRIVVLNAGRMEQVDSPEVIYSRPKTGFVADFIGDANVVEAIVGEQDTDGLARLQTPVGALKISADHFASGSRISIGWRPEKVALGKGPLTGTVENRAFQGHYTDLMINSNGYTHRIQVSESAVREGDTVQFSIPEDQIILLED, encoded by the coding sequence ATGATCGCCATCAGCCTGCGCAATCTGTCAAAGACCTTTGGCACGTTCACGGCCTTGTCCGAGTTGTCGCTCGACGTGAAATCCGGAGAATTTCTGACACTTCTGGGGCCATCCGGTTGCGGCAAGACAACGCTTCTGAAACTGATTTCGGGCTTTCTGGAACCGACCAGCGGCAGCATTCATATCGATGGAAAAGATGTGACCAGGGTCTCTCCCGAAGAACGAGACACCGCGTTGTGCTTCCAGTCCTATGCTCTTTTCCCCCATCTCACAGTTCGGGGGAACCTTGAATTCGGCCTTCGGCAGAAGAGAATTTCCGCCCGTGAACGGGATGATCGGGTGAGGGATGTTGCCACAAAGCTGGATTTGATGCAGCAGATGGACAGGCTGCCCAACCAGTTGTCGGGCGGTCAACAACAGCGTGTTTCCCTCGGTCGGGCGCTTGTCATGCGGCCAAGCGTGATCCTGTTCGACGAACCCCTTTCCAACCTCGATGCCAAGCTTCGCGATCAGGTGCGCATCGAAATCCGGCGCATCCAGCGGGAATATGGCCTGACAGCCATTTATGTTACCCACGACCAGGCAGAAGCGCTGGCGATGTCGGATCGAATCGTAGTGCTCAATGCCGGCAGAATGGAACAGGTAGACAGCCCAGAGGTCATCTATTCGCGACCGAAGACAGGCTTTGTGGCAGATTTCATCGGCGACGCCAATGTTGTTGAAGCCATCGTCGGAGAACAGGACACTGACGGTCTTGCAAGGCTTCAAACACCGGTCGGAGCGCTGAAAATTTCCGCAGACCATTTCGCATCCGGAAGCCGGATTTCAATCGGCTGGCGCCCAGAAAAAGTCGCGCTCGGCAAGGGGCCGCTGACCGGAACCGTCGAGAACAGGGCATTTCAGGGTCACTACACCGACCTGATGATAAACAGCAACGGCTACACCCACCGCATTCAGGTCAGCGAAAGCGCGGTAAGGGAAGGGGATACGGTTCAATTCAGCATCCCTGAAGACCAAATCATTCTGCTGGAGGACTGA
- a CDS encoding ABC transporter permease, with translation MTFRRWLLVILLLLPGLGLILWLMGTVVYIAVAQSFGLYSLNGESQVTMAFWTDLLGLKLFIRSIRYSIYVGLVSAFLSVALAYPLAIWLRKPFPGSMTIGAILKAPMLVHGLVAAFLFINLIAYHGLFNQFMMWLGVWDKPHRLQNDSNAIGVLILQTWKQMPFALLLLTGAVQGISDDILDAARDLGAGSWARFRKVIAPLTVSGMQAALVIIFIGALADFSFQTIAGPINRQSLSQLMVSYKGRGDWHSAAVVGVSMMIIALAGSAILALVSRLVLKGRSR, from the coding sequence ATGACTTTCCGGCGTTGGCTTTTGGTCATTCTGCTGCTTCTCCCCGGCCTTGGCCTCATCCTCTGGCTTATGGGCACGGTTGTCTATATAGCGGTTGCCCAGTCCTTCGGGCTCTATTCGCTCAATGGCGAAAGCCAAGTGACGATGGCGTTCTGGACGGATCTACTCGGACTCAAGCTGTTCATCCGCTCTATCAGATACTCCATCTATGTGGGGTTGGTGAGCGCTTTTCTGTCCGTTGCTTTGGCCTATCCGCTGGCCATCTGGCTGCGCAAACCATTCCCAGGATCCATGACGATCGGCGCCATCCTGAAGGCTCCCATGCTGGTTCACGGGCTGGTTGCTGCCTTCCTGTTCATCAATCTGATCGCTTATCACGGCCTGTTCAACCAGTTCATGATGTGGCTCGGCGTTTGGGACAAGCCGCATCGCCTGCAAAACGACAGCAATGCCATCGGGGTTCTGATCCTGCAGACCTGGAAGCAGATGCCTTTTGCATTGTTGCTGCTGACCGGAGCCGTGCAGGGTATCTCTGATGACATTCTTGATGCCGCCCGCGATCTTGGAGCTGGCTCTTGGGCTCGCTTCCGCAAGGTGATAGCGCCTCTCACCGTGTCAGGCATGCAGGCGGCCTTGGTGATCATTTTTATCGGCGCGCTGGCCGACTTCAGTTTCCAGACCATCGCCGGTCCGATCAACAGGCAGTCTCTTTCCCAGTTGATGGTCAGCTACAAGGGCAGGGGAGACTGGCATTCTGCAGCAGTCGTTGGCGTATCCATGATGATCATTGCTCTTGCAGGATCTGCCATCCTCGCCCTTGTTTCCCGTCTTGTTCTGAAGGGGAGAAGCAGATGA
- a CDS encoding ABC transporter permease subunit → MSQSRINRILMSLVVTISIIWLIIPFAMATLWSLVDPSEPWTAGSLLPPAMSFYRWIDMWQNSSLKSALVTSYTLAPSTAIVAFLLALPTSFALGRIAFPGREIAKTLCLLPLVVPPFITSVFFSALLFQIGLASWRMGAIVFAHSIIFLPYAIRILTVCFEQVRQDHVDAARDLGASHWARFKVAYLPPLRPGIFATLLIVFIQSIEEFAIAFIVGSPDVVTIPTLLYSALGQDFVRPNAAVLSLILVVPNVILMLVLERLLKSANPTLSSGKG, encoded by the coding sequence ATGAGCCAGTCCCGCATCAACCGCATTCTGATGAGCCTGGTGGTTACCATTTCGATCATCTGGCTGATCATTCCCTTCGCCATGGCGACCCTATGGTCGCTTGTCGATCCGTCCGAACCATGGACTGCAGGATCCTTGCTTCCGCCCGCGATGTCCTTTTATCGCTGGATCGACATGTGGCAGAATTCCTCGCTGAAATCTGCTCTTGTCACGTCCTACACACTGGCTCCGTCAACGGCGATAGTCGCCTTTCTCCTGGCACTGCCAACCTCCTTCGCCCTCGGACGGATCGCGTTTCCCGGTAGGGAAATAGCCAAGACGTTGTGCCTGTTGCCGCTGGTGGTACCTCCCTTCATCACCTCCGTCTTCTTCTCTGCCCTGCTGTTCCAGATCGGGCTGGCCAGTTGGCGAATGGGAGCCATAGTCTTTGCGCACTCGATCATTTTCCTGCCCTATGCCATTCGCATCCTGACGGTGTGCTTCGAACAGGTTCGGCAGGACCATGTGGATGCGGCGCGCGATCTCGGAGCCAGCCATTGGGCTCGGTTCAAGGTGGCCTATTTGCCCCCTCTACGTCCTGGCATCTTTGCAACACTTCTGATCGTCTTCATCCAGTCGATCGAGGAATTCGCCATCGCCTTCATCGTCGGCTCACCCGATGTGGTGACGATTCCGACGTTGCTCTACTCGGCTCTGGGTCAGGATTTCGTCCGACCAAACGCAGCCGTTCTGTCCCTTATTCTCGTCGTTCCCAACGTGATCCTCATGCTTGTTCTGGAACGACTTCTCAAATCAGCCAATCCGACCCTGTCTTCCGGCAAGGGATGA
- a CDS encoding extracellular solute-binding protein codes for MLKKLLMSATMLLASAQLSGAADLGSMSWDQIVAQAKQEGELTWYVWYFQDDFRREVKAFEDAYGIKVTIPVTTLNGNTEKLMAEREREKGDIDAFAWDWDLLTTVKPASLFYALDMLPKDEGRVSTLSGTDSNGRAFAFWGNQTGIAYDPAKVKAEELPQTAEDFAAFWQAHPGEFGFNYENGGSGPSFYQNILRVVSGTDFTDGSDNDSHLAELKPGIDFFNKYADDYVITVSNADSITRVSDGELAMAPAWEDHLAGLQKRGEVRKEIKFYIPQMGMNGGGNAIAIPLNAPHPAAAAVFVNWLTSAETQSMLNRNFGSAPMNSAADDSYALVPNEQRKYRTPWGAQPFRSKVETYFVENVVQER; via the coding sequence ATGCTCAAGAAACTATTGATGTCAGCCACCATGCTGCTTGCTTCGGCACAGCTGTCGGGGGCAGCTGATCTTGGCTCCATGTCATGGGACCAGATTGTTGCTCAGGCCAAGCAGGAGGGAGAGCTGACTTGGTATGTCTGGTATTTCCAGGATGACTTCCGCCGCGAGGTCAAGGCTTTCGAAGACGCCTATGGCATCAAGGTGACCATTCCTGTGACCACGCTGAATGGCAACACCGAAAAGCTGATGGCCGAGCGCGAGCGCGAGAAGGGGGATATCGACGCATTCGCCTGGGACTGGGATCTGCTCACAACCGTAAAACCGGCCAGCCTGTTCTACGCGCTGGACATGCTGCCCAAGGATGAAGGCAGAGTATCAACGCTTTCCGGCACAGACAGCAATGGCCGGGCCTTCGCTTTTTGGGGCAACCAGACCGGCATTGCCTATGATCCGGCCAAAGTGAAAGCCGAAGAGCTGCCGCAGACCGCAGAAGACTTCGCCGCCTTCTGGCAGGCCCATCCGGGCGAGTTCGGCTTCAATTATGAAAATGGTGGATCCGGGCCATCCTTCTATCAGAACATCCTGCGTGTCGTTTCCGGAACCGATTTCACTGATGGCTCCGACAATGATTCCCATCTTGCGGAACTCAAGCCAGGCATCGACTTCTTCAACAAATATGCCGATGACTATGTGATCACGGTCTCCAATGCCGACTCGATCACCCGCGTATCGGATGGCGAACTGGCCATGGCACCGGCATGGGAAGATCATCTGGCCGGTCTTCAGAAACGCGGCGAAGTGCGCAAGGAAATCAAGTTCTATATCCCTCAGATGGGCATGAACGGTGGCGGCAATGCCATTGCCATTCCTCTCAACGCCCCGCATCCGGCGGCTGCCGCGGTGTTCGTCAACTGGCTGACGTCAGCCGAAACCCAGTCGATGCTCAACCGCAATTTCGGCAGTGCTCCTATGAACAGCGCCGCAGACGACAGCTACGCACTGGTACCAAACGAACAGCGCAAGTATCGCACCCCGTGGGGCGCCCAGCCGTTCCGCAGCAAGGTCGAAACCTACTTTGTCGAGAATGTGGTGCAGGAACGCTAG
- a CDS encoding Na/Pi symporter yields MTILSFLIQLTCGAMLLLFSVRFMRIGIERLWSTQIHASLSDHSSTLHNLIKGTCLGFLMQGATVVMLMTASLASSGAIPVISAATVALGADMGSALAVQFLHMPISALGPLAILIGASLYLRSNNPRHRNFGRTVLGLGLIFLSLSIIRDSVAPLGNMPWTSAVVAYLNQDPVTAALAGLVLTFLMHSSVAAVLTAVAFSAHAGLGSFAGLAFMLGCNLGSALLPVWLLKFENERSKAVAMALAILRCFTAGGLVIILALLDGRSAIPDFLSPEQMILSGHLAFNFLLLLCAPACTRLCSLLEQRINGNLHHAHTDLSDDANEDSMIAFPAIKRRVSGMLDIAARMLEEGASSAPDAEAVADLENRMNANLVSIRQCYARLPVGNEQELGNIRQIVEFAIRVERCGDVLAGKFLALQRARRRGEFKFSEEGQEEIGQIIAAVRKAIILAQETAWTGSVPVAQQLVVHKQNVAEMEQTSRANHLARLRRGNLTSLASSNQHLEMIADLKEINSKFATIGYAVMEQHGRLKKSRIKNSPVSADTS; encoded by the coding sequence GTGACGATTCTGAGCTTTCTCATCCAGCTGACCTGCGGCGCCATGCTGCTGTTGTTCTCCGTCCGCTTCATGCGGATCGGTATCGAACGGCTCTGGAGTACTCAGATCCACGCCAGTCTTAGCGATCACTCATCCACACTGCACAATCTCATCAAGGGAACCTGTCTGGGCTTTCTCATGCAGGGAGCCACCGTGGTCATGTTGATGACAGCCTCTCTGGCAAGTAGCGGCGCCATTCCCGTCATTTCCGCTGCAACAGTCGCCCTTGGCGCGGACATGGGATCGGCGCTGGCCGTTCAGTTCCTGCACATGCCAATTTCCGCCTTGGGGCCTCTGGCGATACTGATCGGGGCAAGCCTTTATCTCCGTTCAAACAATCCCCGCCATCGTAATTTCGGTCGCACGGTCCTCGGGCTCGGCCTCATCTTTCTATCACTGTCAATCATTCGTGACAGCGTGGCACCGCTCGGCAACATGCCGTGGACATCAGCGGTAGTGGCCTACCTCAATCAGGACCCTGTGACCGCCGCCTTGGCCGGTCTTGTGCTGACCTTCCTAATGCATTCGAGCGTAGCCGCCGTTTTGACTGCGGTTGCCTTTTCCGCCCATGCGGGCCTTGGCTCCTTCGCCGGGCTTGCTTTCATGCTTGGGTGCAATCTGGGAAGCGCGCTGTTGCCTGTCTGGCTGCTGAAATTTGAGAACGAGCGCAGCAAGGCTGTCGCCATGGCTCTTGCCATCCTCAGATGCTTTACCGCAGGCGGGCTGGTGATCATTCTTGCCCTGCTGGATGGCAGAAGCGCGATACCGGACTTTCTGTCTCCGGAACAGATGATCCTTTCTGGCCATCTGGCCTTCAATTTCCTTCTGCTCCTTTGTGCGCCCGCCTGCACGAGGCTGTGCTCCCTGCTGGAGCAGCGCATCAATGGCAACCTCCACCATGCGCACACGGACCTGTCCGATGATGCAAACGAAGACAGCATGATTGCCTTTCCAGCCATCAAGCGCCGCGTAAGTGGCATGTTGGATATCGCTGCCAGAATGCTGGAGGAGGGGGCTTCCAGCGCGCCCGATGCCGAAGCGGTCGCCGACTTGGAAAATCGCATGAATGCTAACCTTGTCAGTATCCGCCAGTGCTACGCCCGCCTGCCGGTGGGCAATGAACAGGAACTGGGCAACATCCGCCAGATCGTCGAATTTGCTATCCGCGTCGAGCGCTGTGGCGATGTCCTGGCAGGCAAGTTTCTCGCTCTGCAACGCGCGCGCCGCAGAGGAGAATTCAAGTTCTCGGAGGAGGGACAGGAAGAGATTGGCCAGATCATCGCCGCTGTTCGCAAGGCCATCATTCTGGCGCAGGAAACAGCGTGGACCGGTTCCGTGCCAGTCGCCCAGCAACTGGTGGTACACAAGCAGAATGTTGCCGAAATGGAACAGACCAGCCGTGCCAATCATCTTGCTCGTTTGCGCCGCGGCAACCTGACCAGTCTGGCTTCGAGTAACCAGCATCTGGAAATGATCGCCGACCTCAAGGAAATCAACAGCAAGTTTGCCACCATCGGCTACGCAGTGATGGAACAGCATGGGCGCCTCAAGAAGTCCCGCATCAAGAATTCCCCGGTCAGTGCCGATACCTCCTGA
- a CDS encoding DUF1868 domain-containing protein: MTINRWSMPEPKRSAILSLLSGKDRQESYPPAISAPGEGGKFTPDGSLLTFPGNTFICHIDRQSPFFVALCTMQDRLQTMPYADHFSFLPKASFHMTIFCGVSGDPLGQDGWSDDLPTDTDLPTATSRFISALGEEKGEPGFKVRATGLVLPATIEMAGADPSEESKLRATRALLERATGIRRGDIESYGFHVSMAYPIRWLTPSQADTVMKQSESLFEELLSTFGPIDLGPVEFCLFQTMHRYDTIGILQEDGYKATNADSIRYE; encoded by the coding sequence ATGACGATCAATCGCTGGTCAATGCCGGAACCCAAACGCAGTGCAATCTTGTCCCTCCTGTCCGGGAAGGATCGCCAGGAAAGCTACCCCCCGGCCATTTCCGCTCCCGGCGAAGGGGGAAAATTTACGCCAGACGGCTCCTTGCTGACGTTCCCCGGCAACACCTTCATTTGCCACATCGATCGACAGTCCCCCTTTTTTGTTGCGCTCTGCACGATGCAGGACCGTCTTCAGACCATGCCCTACGCCGATCATTTTTCGTTCCTGCCCAAGGCAAGCTTTCATATGACCATTTTCTGCGGTGTCAGTGGCGATCCTCTGGGACAGGACGGCTGGTCGGATGACTTGCCGACGGATACGGACCTTCCCACAGCCACCAGCCGCTTCATTTCTGCTCTCGGCGAGGAAAAGGGGGAACCAGGGTTCAAGGTCCGGGCGACGGGCCTCGTTCTCCCTGCGACCATAGAAATGGCCGGAGCGGACCCCAGCGAAGAATCAAAATTGCGCGCGACCCGTGCCCTGCTTGAGCGTGCCACCGGCATCAGACGCGGCGACATTGAAAGCTACGGTTTTCACGTCAGCATGGCCTATCCCATCCGCTGGCTTACGCCATCACAGGCCGATACGGTGATGAAACAATCGGAATCACTTTTCGAGGAATTGCTTTCGACCTTTGGCCCCATCGATCTCGGGCCCGTCGAATTCTGCTTGTTCCAGACCATGCATCGCTACGATACAATCGGAATACTGCAGGAGGACGGCTACAAGGCGACCAATGCCGATTCCATCCGCTATGAGTGA
- the cobU gene encoding bifunctional adenosylcobinamide kinase/adenosylcobinamide-phosphate guanylyltransferase has translation MTLLSARTTLVVGGARSGKSSFAQKLCEDSPHSLFYVATSPVLPDDSEFAARIQKHKDDRGPRWTAIEEEIDITSVIREHDAPHNALLIDCVTLWLNNLMYHALPLTEHIDALLEQLQVCQARVVLVSNEVGQGIVPTSPEVRAFRDYQGRLNQRLAETCERVVEVRFGLPVLLKPTNQPTLVL, from the coding sequence ATGACACTTCTTTCCGCGCGCACAACTCTCGTTGTCGGCGGCGCACGATCTGGCAAGAGCTCTTTCGCCCAGAAGCTCTGCGAAGACAGCCCCCATTCTCTATTCTACGTCGCAACCTCTCCCGTTCTGCCCGACGATTCCGAATTTGCAGCCCGGATCCAGAAGCACAAGGATGACCGAGGACCGCGTTGGACAGCGATTGAAGAAGAAATAGACATAACCAGCGTTATCAGAGAGCACGACGCTCCTCACAACGCCCTGCTAATCGATTGTGTCACCCTGTGGCTCAACAACCTCATGTATCACGCCTTGCCGCTTACGGAGCACATAGACGCCCTGCTGGAGCAGCTTCAGGTCTGCCAGGCCCGCGTGGTGCTGGTGTCCAATGAAGTGGGGCAGGGCATCGTTCCCACGTCACCGGAAGTCAGGGCTTTCAGGGACTATCAGGGTCGGCTCAATCAGCGACTGGCAGAGACTTGCGAAAGGGTAGTCGAGGTCAGATTCGGCCTGCCGGTGCTGTTAAAACCGACAAACCAGCCAACGCTTGTTCTCTGA
- the cbiB gene encoding adenosylcobinamide-phosphate synthase CbiB, translating into MILSGGLFAFVVLLALILDGLFGEPDWIWARLPHPVVLFGKAISLFEKTFNRPRTQSAFSGRALGGLSMLLLVGVGAVGGTLVQILLMSMGVIGWIIIALLASTLLAQKSLHDHVKRVEEDLAAGDLEQARYSVSMIVGRDTTKLDGSGVARAAIESLAENYSDGIVAPLFWLVLFGLPGLICYKIINTGDSMIGHRNERYRYFGWAAARLDDVLNLVPARLTMLLLLFSPLRLLVVREGQSQPWERFFADARRHRSPNAGWPEGAMARRLDIALSGPRYYGGELVDEPFVNDTGRRAIGARDVHAALCLYVRASVVQFAIVAIIALIAIFPGQ; encoded by the coding sequence GTGATTCTGTCTGGCGGCTTGTTCGCTTTTGTTGTGCTGCTGGCCTTGATACTGGATGGATTGTTTGGCGAGCCGGATTGGATCTGGGCACGCCTTCCTCATCCAGTCGTGCTTTTCGGCAAAGCGATTTCCCTTTTTGAAAAGACCTTCAATCGTCCGCGGACCCAGAGTGCATTCTCTGGCCGTGCGCTGGGCGGCCTTTCCATGCTCCTGCTTGTCGGAGTTGGCGCGGTTGGTGGTACCCTGGTGCAAATATTGCTGATGTCGATGGGTGTCATTGGCTGGATCATCATCGCCCTGCTGGCTTCCACTCTGCTGGCGCAGAAAAGCCTGCATGATCATGTAAAGCGCGTGGAAGAGGATCTTGCAGCAGGTGACCTCGAACAGGCCCGCTATTCCGTCTCCATGATCGTGGGGCGGGATACGACGAAGCTGGATGGATCCGGTGTGGCGCGGGCGGCTATCGAAAGTCTCGCGGAGAATTATTCCGACGGCATTGTAGCGCCGCTTTTCTGGCTGGTGCTGTTCGGGCTGCCGGGTCTCATTTGCTACAAGATCATCAATACCGGCGACAGCATGATCGGCCACCGCAACGAGCGCTACCGCTATTTTGGTTGGGCGGCGGCGCGGCTCGATGATGTTTTGAACCTTGTGCCTGCGCGTCTCACGATGCTGTTGCTGCTGTTTTCGCCGTTGAGGCTCTTGGTTGTGCGCGAGGGCCAGTCCCAGCCATGGGAGCGGTTCTTTGCGGATGCGCGTCGCCATCGGTCACCAAATGCCGGTTGGCCTGAGGGCGCCATGGCGCGGCGACTTGATATTGCCCTCTCCGGTCCGCGTTATTATGGCGGAGAGCTCGTCGATGAGCCCTTTGTCAATGATACGGGCCGTCGGGCAATTGGTGCGCGCGATGTTCATGCCGCTCTGTGTCTCTACGTGCGGGCGTCTGTGGTGCAATTCGCGATAGTCGCGATCATTGCTTTGATTGCCATCTTCCCGGGACAATAG
- the cobD gene encoding threonine-phosphate decarboxylase CobD produces MMHGGDLSAAMNRYGGTREGWLDLSAGINHVSYPFDRERALDSIGALPTQGDLVECLAAARVAYNVPDEVSIVASPGTQSLIQSMPVLLGTNQSCLILGPTYSEHQRAMARAGVDVAMINELPKEFFPGDCLLVCNPNNPDGRTLDAELLVDLASKLHRQRGLLIVDEAFADVNPELSVMPHLAEMPNCVILRSFGKFFGLSGIRLGFLMGHEVQISKIRDMLGPWAVSTPALRVGTQALGDLEWQKDQREKLRAQAELMDKILDKRGLYIAGGTSLFRLVIKEDAKELHRKLAEMHIWTRIFDYRSDYIRFGIPIDQKSMTRFDEALGRVMYR; encoded by the coding sequence ATGATGCACGGAGGCGATCTTTCCGCCGCGATGAATCGTTATGGGGGAACGCGTGAAGGCTGGCTGGATCTGTCTGCCGGTATCAACCACGTGTCCTATCCATTTGACCGGGAGCGTGCGCTTGATTCCATCGGTGCCCTGCCGACGCAAGGGGACCTGGTGGAATGCCTTGCTGCTGCTCGCGTTGCCTATAATGTGCCGGATGAAGTCTCGATTGTTGCCTCACCTGGCACGCAGTCGCTCATCCAGTCGATGCCCGTTCTGCTGGGCACCAACCAGAGCTGCTTGATCCTCGGCCCAACCTATTCAGAACACCAGCGTGCCATGGCGCGGGCCGGCGTCGATGTGGCCATGATCAATGAGTTGCCAAAGGAATTCTTCCCCGGCGACTGTCTTCTGGTGTGCAATCCCAACAATCCTGATGGCCGCACGCTCGATGCCGAGCTTCTCGTGGATCTTGCCAGCAAGCTGCATCGCCAGCGTGGGCTGCTGATCGTTGATGAGGCCTTTGCCGATGTCAATCCTGAGCTGAGCGTCATGCCGCACCTGGCTGAAATGCCGAATTGCGTCATCCTGCGCTCTTTCGGCAAGTTCTTTGGCCTTTCCGGTATTCGCCTCGGCTTCCTGATGGGACATGAGGTCCAGATTAGCAAGATCCGCGACATGCTGGGGCCGTGGGCGGTTTCCACGCCAGCGCTGCGCGTTGGCACACAGGCCCTCGGCGATCTGGAATGGCAGAAGGATCAGCGCGAGAAGCTCCGGGCGCAGGCCGAACTCATGGACAAGATTCTCGATAAGCGCGGCCTTTATATCGCTGGCGGCACGTCGCTGTTTCGCCTCGTCATCAAGGAAGATGCCAAGGAGCTTCACCGCAAGCTGGCGGAGATGCACATCTGGACGCGAATCTTCGACTATCGCTCGGACTATATCCGCTTCGGTATTCCGATCGATCAGAAGTCGATGACCCGGTTTGATGAAGCCCTCGGCAGGGTCATGTACCGGTGA
- a CDS encoding protein-L-isoaspartate O-methyltransferase, translated as MSEFGKARQKMVDNQIRTTDVTSYRVLDAFLTVPREKFVPTPMRSLAYSDSDIRISDRRVMTQPSPLAKMLQLADIKPDDIVLIIASGSGYTAALASRLSNTVVAVERDEVLAQSSEAAIAALGYDNIAVIPGNPKEGVPSEGPYDVIFIDGAVEEVPKDLLDQLKDGGALVTAEGRDHMAEAVRILRNGDHFSRMSAFDTNAPMLAEFTRSPSFTL; from the coding sequence ATGAGTGAATTTGGCAAAGCCCGGCAGAAGATGGTCGACAATCAGATCCGTACCACCGACGTGACCTCTTACCGGGTTCTAGATGCGTTTTTGACGGTGCCGCGTGAAAAATTTGTTCCCACGCCGATGCGCTCACTTGCCTATTCCGATTCCGATATTCGCATATCGGACCGGCGCGTCATGACGCAACCGTCACCGCTCGCCAAGATGCTTCAACTGGCCGACATCAAACCGGACGACATCGTCCTGATCATCGCCTCTGGCTCGGGATATACCGCAGCGCTTGCTTCACGACTGTCCAACACGGTCGTGGCCGTCGAACGGGACGAGGTTCTTGCTCAGTCCTCAGAGGCAGCGATTGCCGCTCTTGGCTATGACAACATCGCAGTGATCCCCGGCAACCCAAAGGAAGGCGTACCATCTGAAGGTCCTTATGATGTGATCTTCATTGACGGGGCTGTCGAAGAAGTACCGAAAGACCTTCTTGACCAACTCAAGGATGGAGGCGCACTGGTAACAGCCGAGGGCAGGGACCACATGGCCGAAGCAGTCAGGATCCTGCGCAATGGCGATCATTTCTCGCGCATGTCCGCATTCGACACCAACGCCCCGATGCTTGCCGAATTCACCAGATCGCCGTCCTTCACCCTCTAG